AGCGCTCTCCCCGAGGAGCACCATGTCGTCGACCCCGCCGCCCGCCTCCCCGACGTCGGTCACCCCGTCGTCCGACGAGCCCGGCTGGTTCGGCGACGGCGAGGGGAACCAGCGCTTCTGGGACGGCGCCCGCTGGACGTCGCTCGTCTCCAGCCGCCGCGTCTTCCCGGGCCGCGCGTCGTCGACGCCCGAGCCCAAGCTGATCTCCGAGTCGCCGCTGCCCGAGGACTACGCGCCCGGGGCCGCCCCCCTCGCCCCGCCCGCCGGATCCGCCGTCGACGCCTCCGTGGAGGCCCCGCCCGTCGGCGCGCCGCTCGCCCCGCCCACGGGCGCGCCCGTCGCGCCTCCCGCGGGCTACCCGACGGCGCCGCCGACCGGCGACCCCGTCGCGCCGCCCGCCGGCCTGCCGATGGCGCCGCCGACGGGAGCGCCCCTCGACGCGCCAGCCCCCGCTCCCGCGCCGCGGACCACGTCCGTCGCCGGCAGCTTCGCGCCGCCGCGCCCGGCCACGAGCGCCGCCTCCGCCCCCGTGCCCCGCGCCGCCGCCACCGCTCCGGCCCTCCGCGGCCGCAGCACCTGGCCGTGGGCCGCGCTCGCGGTCGCCGCCGTGCTCGTGGTCGCCGCCGCCGTCATCGCCGGGATCCCGGGACTCCTCATCGCGCTCGGCGTGGTCGCCCTCGTCGCGGGGCTCATCCCGCTCATCCGCCGCGGCTCCGCCTGGATCCCCGGGATCCGCAGCCGCGCGGCCGGCGGTGTCGCGGCGGGCCTCGCGCTCGTGCTCATCGCGGGCGGCGCGGTCGCCTCCACGCTCCCCACCCCGCGCGAGGACGTCGCGGACCCCGACACCATCGAGATCTCCGACTCGCGTCCCGTGCCGGACGCGACGGATCCCGCCAACCCGCTCCCGATCTCGGCCGACGGCCTGGTCGAGATGGTCGACGTCACCCGCATGACCGGCGCCGACGCCGGTGACACGCTCGCCGCGTCCGGCTTCGGCATCGCCTTCGCGGGCAGCGGCGGCGGCGGGTTCGTGCGCCAGGACGTCGGCATCGTCGCGAGCCAGGACCCGGCCGCCGGAACGCGCGTCGCGCCCGGCACGGTCGTGACCCTCACGCTCGCCACCGCCGCCCCCGAGCGGATCGCGCTTCCCGTCGTGCCGAAGGCGCCCGACGTCCCGTCGCGTCCCGGCACGCGTCCGGGCACGGGGACCTTCACCCCGGGCGGCGGCACCGGCACGGGTGGCGGCGGAAGCGGCGGAAGCGGCGGAAGCG
The genomic region above belongs to Clavibacter phaseoli and contains:
- a CDS encoding PASTA domain-containing protein, which translates into the protein MSSTPPPASPTSVTPSSDEPGWFGDGEGNQRFWDGARWTSLVSSRRVFPGRASSTPEPKLISESPLPEDYAPGAAPLAPPAGSAVDASVEAPPVGAPLAPPTGAPVAPPAGYPTAPPTGDPVAPPAGLPMAPPTGAPLDAPAPAPAPRTTSVAGSFAPPRPATSAASAPVPRAAATAPALRGRSTWPWAALAVAAVLVVAAAVIAGIPGLLIALGVVALVAGLIPLIRRGSAWIPGIRSRAAGGVAAGLALVLIAGGAVASTLPTPREDVADPDTIEISDSRPVPDATDPANPLPISADGLVEMVDVTRMTGADAGDTLAASGFGIAFAGSGGGGFVRQDVGIVASQDPAAGTRVAPGTVVTLTLATAAPERIALPVVPKAPDVPSRPGTRPGTGTFTPGGGTGTGGGGSGGSGGSGSGGGTGSDPAPTTDPQPTTDPVPTTDPVPTTDPVPPVPTDPPATTDPVPPVPTDPPATTDPVDPGPDPSPVPSDAPTPEG